One segment of Gilliamella sp. ESL0441 DNA contains the following:
- the mepM gene encoding murein DD-endopeptidase MepM has protein sequence MARKIKFPHIEKKQTKTPYFSILGALFFIIIIIMLWQTPKFNRADYIPLNPQVETTVVNKPSLPDDMTVDESLDEPEDKINPDDLDEIIDEKGNTVQYTIVRGDTLHQILLRYNVNRKDVYQLTSEFKQLANLRIGQQISWTTDDDHNLLNLNWTISSNNIRIYEKSGDKFVENSEVVEGVIKNVILKGEIKTSFIADARSAGLTSSEIALIMRALQWRLDFKRLQIGDKFSVVLSREMHGERLSTSQLLAIRFKNGAREYYAFLADDGKYYDIDGGSLSQSFFRYPLANKARVSSQFNPRRLHPVTGKIAPHNGVDFAVSRGTPVLSVGNGEVVIAKYSGSAGNYIAIRHGRQYMTTYMHLDKILVKPGQQVKQGDKIGLSGNTGRSTGPHLHFELHINNKPVNPLTASLPINEGLTGKSKNAFIEKVKNIKPRLEF, from the coding sequence TTGGCACGAAAGATTAAATTTCCTCATATTGAAAAAAAACAGACTAAAACACCCTATTTTTCAATATTAGGCGCCCTGTTTTTTATTATCATAATTATTATGTTGTGGCAAACTCCCAAATTCAATCGTGCCGACTATATTCCGTTGAATCCTCAAGTTGAAACGACTGTCGTTAATAAGCCTTCTTTGCCTGATGATATGACTGTCGATGAATCTTTAGATGAACCTGAAGATAAAATTAATCCAGATGATTTAGATGAGATAATTGATGAGAAAGGTAATACCGTCCAATACACTATAGTTCGTGGTGATACCTTACATCAAATTTTACTACGATATAATGTTAACCGAAAAGACGTCTATCAATTAACATCTGAATTTAAGCAACTAGCTAATTTAAGAATAGGTCAGCAAATTAGTTGGACGACAGATGATGATCATAATCTACTTAATTTAAATTGGACGATTTCCAGCAATAATATTCGAATCTATGAGAAGTCTGGAGATAAATTTGTTGAAAACTCCGAGGTAGTGGAAGGCGTTATAAAAAATGTAATACTAAAAGGCGAAATCAAAACAAGTTTTATAGCTGATGCGCGAAGTGCGGGATTAACCAGTAGTGAAATAGCGCTAATAATGCGAGCATTACAATGGCGATTAGATTTTAAACGGCTTCAAATTGGAGATAAATTTTCAGTTGTATTATCTCGAGAAATGCACGGCGAACGTTTATCCACTAGCCAACTACTAGCAATTCGATTTAAAAATGGCGCTAGAGAATATTACGCATTTTTAGCGGATGATGGTAAATATTATGATATAGATGGTGGAAGTTTATCTCAAAGTTTTTTCCGTTATCCTTTGGCTAATAAAGCTCGAGTATCTTCACAATTTAACCCAAGACGTTTGCATCCTGTTACTGGGAAAATAGCGCCTCACAATGGTGTTGATTTCGCAGTATCACGTGGTACACCTGTATTGTCAGTTGGTAATGGTGAGGTTGTTATTGCTAAATATAGTGGTTCTGCAGGTAACTATATTGCGATAAGACATGGGCGTCAGTATATGACTACTTATATGCATCTTGATAAAATTTTAGTTAAACCGGGTCAACAAGTAAAACAAGGTGACAAGATTGGATTGTCTGGTAATACTGGTCGCTCAACGGGCCCTCATTTGCATTTCGAATTACACATTAACAATAAACCAGTTAATCCGTTAACAGCTAGTTTACCAATTAATGAAGGTTTAACCGGTAAATCAAAAAATGCGTTTATTGAAAAAGTGAAAAATATTAAGCCACGATTAGAATTTTAA
- the pal gene encoding peptidoglycan-associated lipoprotein Pal, with protein MQFSKFLKVAAVALPLVAVTACTSTSSTTSGNSYDTLSSEDRALLQRLQQQEMNTVYFDFDKYNVKSEYASMLNVHAGFLRSHTFIKVVIEGHADERGTPEYNIALGERRASAVESYLQANGVSATQMTIKSLGKERPAVLGHDEAAYAKNRRAVVVY; from the coding sequence ATGCAATTCTCAAAATTTCTTAAAGTAGCTGCGGTTGCTTTGCCACTGGTTGCTGTAACAGCTTGTACCTCAACTAGTTCAACTACAAGTGGTAATTCATATGATACGTTATCAAGTGAAGATCGTGCTTTACTTCAAAGACTACAACAACAAGAAATGAATACGGTCTATTTTGATTTTGATAAATATAATGTGAAATCTGAATATGCTTCAATGTTGAATGTTCATGCAGGATTCTTACGTTCACATACTTTTATAAAAGTAGTTATTGAAGGACATGCGGATGAGCGTGGAACACCAGAATACAATATTGCTTTAGGTGAACGTCGTGCAAGCGCAGTTGAATCGTATTTACAAGCAAATGGTGTATCAGCTACTCAAATGACTATCAAATCATTAGGTAAAGAGCGACCAGCAGTACTCGGTCACGATGAAGCCGCTTACGCTAAAAATCGTCGTGCTGTCGTTGTATATTAA
- the znuA gene encoding zinc ABC transporter substrate-binding protein ZnuA, with translation MKNYIVRNFNLFIQYLIILIPLLIIQSVNNYANATVISSVKPIGFIAQAITSGITDAEILLPEGASPHTYSLKPSDLKNIKSAELVIWVGEDMETFMPTLLKNIDKQKQIELMDIPEIKSLLRTNHDEHLHEGEAHHHLDHEHHGEYDEHIWLSPKIAKIIAQLIHDKLITLYPDKKNKIDENLNEFAIKLSETEQNIAKKLINVQNSGYFVFHDAYGYFESQFKLKNLGSFTINPAIQPGVQTVYAIKQKLKENKAVCVFIEPQFSPAVIEKLVDGTDVRIGVLDPLGSNIQPSKDAYSQFLLNLTQQLLACLGN, from the coding sequence GTGAAAAATTACATCGTAAGGAATTTTAATCTGTTTATACAGTATTTGATAATCTTAATCCCATTATTAATAATACAAAGCGTAAATAATTATGCTAATGCTACTGTTATATCGTCGGTTAAACCGATAGGTTTTATTGCTCAAGCTATTACATCAGGCATAACTGATGCAGAAATTCTTTTACCGGAAGGTGCTTCTCCTCATACTTATTCCTTAAAACCTTCTGATTTAAAGAATATTAAGTCAGCTGAGTTAGTTATTTGGGTTGGTGAAGATATGGAAACTTTTATGCCAACCTTATTGAAAAATATCGATAAACAAAAGCAAATTGAATTAATGGATATTCCTGAAATTAAGTCTTTGCTTCGAACTAATCATGATGAACATTTGCACGAGGGAGAAGCGCATCATCATTTAGATCATGAGCATCATGGTGAATATGACGAACATATTTGGCTTTCTCCTAAAATAGCCAAAATTATTGCTCAATTGATCCACGATAAATTAATTACTCTTTATCCTGACAAAAAAAACAAAATTGATGAAAATCTAAACGAATTCGCTATAAAATTATCTGAAACAGAACAAAACATTGCAAAAAAGCTAATAAACGTCCAAAATAGCGGGTATTTTGTATTTCATGATGCCTATGGGTATTTTGAATCACAATTTAAATTGAAAAATCTAGGTAGCTTTACTATAAATCCAGCAATACAGCCAGGTGTTCAGACAGTCTATGCTATAAAGCAAAAACTGAAAGAAAATAAAGCTGTGTGTGTATTTATAGAGCCACAGTTTAGTCCAGCTGTTATTGAAAAATTGGTGGATGGCACAGACGTTCGAATTGGAGTATTAGATCCTTTAGGCTCGAACATACAGCCTTCTAAAGATGCTTATTCACAATTTTTATTGAACTTAACGCAACAACTGTTGGCTTGTTTAGGTAATTAA
- the mutM gene encoding bifunctional DNA-formamidopyrimidine glycosylase/DNA-(apurinic or apyrimidinic site) lyase, with protein MPELPEVETSRLGILPYLKGQTIKQIVVRQPKLRWPVDELIHRSHGEVILDVKRRAKYLLIQLAHNWIIIHLGMSGSLRILLDEQQEVTKHDHIDLVLENGVVLRYTDPRRFGSWLWANSLEEVSQLRHLGPEPLSDEFSAEYLLTKAKNRHIPIKSWIMDNHIVVGVGNIYASESLHMAKINPNRKVNTLQLAEFERLVIAIKQVLTKSIKQGGTTLKDFLQSNGKPGYFAQKLQVYAREGQECYTCQAKITSQRIGQRNTFFCENCQK; from the coding sequence ATGCCTGAATTACCAGAAGTTGAGACAAGTCGCCTAGGTATTTTGCCTTACTTAAAAGGGCAAACTATCAAGCAAATAGTGGTTAGGCAACCAAAATTACGTTGGCCTGTTGATGAACTCATTCATCGTTCTCATGGAGAAGTCATTTTGGATGTCAAAAGACGTGCAAAATATTTGCTGATACAGCTAGCACATAATTGGATTATCATTCACTTGGGAATGTCTGGTAGTTTGCGTATTTTACTTGATGAACAACAGGAAGTAACAAAACATGATCATATCGATTTGGTTTTAGAAAATGGAGTTGTATTGCGTTATACTGATCCAAGGCGCTTTGGTTCATGGCTTTGGGCAAATTCACTTGAAGAAGTCTCTCAACTAAGACATTTGGGGCCAGAGCCTTTAAGTGATGAGTTTTCTGCTGAGTATCTATTAACAAAAGCTAAAAATCGACATATACCGATCAAAAGTTGGATTATGGATAATCATATTGTTGTTGGTGTTGGAAATATCTATGCATCTGAATCATTGCATATGGCTAAAATCAATCCCAATCGAAAAGTTAATACCTTACAATTAGCCGAGTTTGAAAGATTAGTTATAGCCATCAAGCAAGTTCTGACTAAATCGATTAAACAAGGTGGAACGACACTAAAAGACTTTCTTCAATCAAATGGAAAACCCGGTTATTTTGCACAAAAATTGCAAGTATATGCTCGAGAAGGACAAGAGTGTTATACATGTCAGGCTAAAATAACATCACAAAGAATAGGTCAAAGAAATACTTTTTTCTGTGAAAATTGTCAAAAATAG
- the znuC gene encoding zinc ABC transporter ATP-binding protein ZnuC has protein sequence MTQLISLENVSVEINHQKILDDISLSVNLNQIITLLGPNGAGKSTLVKVILGLLPYSSGKIYRLPNLTIGYVPQSINLNPTLPITVKRFMHLNKQLKSDDILQTLSLVKAEYLFDKSMHQLSGGELQRVLLAQALAKQPQLLILDEPTQGVDVNGQILLYDLIANAKKQFNCGVLMVSHDLHLVMAKTDEVICLNHHICCSGTPATVSNDPEFISLFGQYGASQIAVYKHHHNHQHDLCKKTIDHHHKLSNIKKDH, from the coding sequence ATGACTCAATTAATTTCACTTGAAAATGTCTCTGTTGAAATCAATCATCAAAAAATATTAGATGATATTTCATTATCTGTTAATCTAAATCAGATTATTACATTACTTGGTCCTAATGGTGCAGGCAAATCAACTTTAGTAAAAGTCATATTGGGACTTCTACCTTACTCATCTGGAAAGATTTACCGTTTACCAAATTTAACTATCGGTTATGTTCCTCAGTCCATAAATTTAAACCCTACTCTACCGATCACTGTTAAACGTTTTATGCACTTAAATAAACAGTTAAAAAGTGACGATATTTTACAAACATTATCACTTGTTAAAGCAGAATACTTATTTGATAAATCAATGCATCAATTGTCTGGTGGCGAGTTACAACGTGTTTTACTCGCACAAGCTTTAGCTAAACAGCCCCAATTACTTATTCTTGATGAACCGACACAAGGTGTAGATGTAAATGGTCAAATCCTTCTCTATGATTTAATTGCAAATGCTAAAAAACAATTTAATTGTGGAGTATTAATGGTTTCTCATGATCTTCATTTAGTCATGGCTAAAACAGATGAAGTTATTTGTCTAAATCATCACATATGTTGTTCAGGTACACCTGCCACTGTGTCAAATGATCCAGAGTTTATTTCACTTTTTGGTCAATATGGTGCATCACAGATTGCTGTATACAAACATCATCACAACCATCAACATGATTTATGCAAAAAAACAATAGATCATCATCATAAGTTAT
- the mrcB gene encoding bifunctional glycosyl transferase/transpeptidase yields the protein MNTSTKSTRKKSSKKVKKNKKRSLWRRFLSLLFKLFLVFVAVAVIYGIYLDQQIKERIDGNVWELPAAVYGQIIDLEPDSEYSLSDVVTMLNGAQYRQQDTKATRPGEFIVSNDAIEIYRRPFTFPDGEEKAFRVKITFYDNRIDRITNLDTGRDFGLLKIDPKLITMMHSPNGEQRLFVPLKSFPDSLIKTLVATEDKRFYDHHGVSLYSIGRAIYVNLTTGRTEGGSTLTQQTVKNLFLTNERSLSRKIREAYMAIILDARYSKERILELYLNEVYFGQAGSEEIHGFPLASLYYFGRPVNELTLDQQAVLVGMVKGASLYNPWTQPKQVLDRRNVVLKLTEQQGIIDDELYNLLSQRPLSVLPKGGVISPQPAFMQVVRSELRKQLGDKADHLSGMKIFTTFDPVAQAAAEQSVTNQIEKLRKSTNKDLQTAMVIVSRETGEIRAIIGSAEPRYPGYNRAWLTRRAIGSLAKPSTYLTALGQPDRFQLNTWLDDSPLSIKLDNGSYWQPKNYDRKFRDRVMLVDALALSLNVPTVNLGMALGLEATKNTLQALGVPGDRITNLPSRLLGALELTPLETAQMFQTIANNGQRSPLTILRYVLTDKGELVYQNYPQQIQAVSKQSAYLTTYAMQQVVESGTSRSLKGKYGAFKLAAKTGTSNDSRDSWFTGIDGKNVAVIWIGLDDHSPMKLTGATGALKIYSEYLQNNPPKRLLLPTPQNIRMMSIDDNGQWQCDSNSGRRMLPVWTDNPQSLCVNNNQSAPSQQVPTWVTEMLNN from the coding sequence TTGAATACGTCAACTAAATCTACCCGAAAAAAATCCTCTAAAAAAGTTAAGAAAAATAAAAAACGCTCACTTTGGCGTCGATTTTTATCATTGCTATTTAAACTGTTTCTGGTTTTTGTGGCTGTGGCTGTAATTTATGGTATATATCTTGATCAGCAAATCAAAGAACGAATAGATGGTAATGTATGGGAATTACCAGCAGCTGTTTATGGTCAAATTATCGATCTTGAACCTGACAGCGAATACAGTTTAAGTGATGTGGTGACTATGTTAAATGGTGCACAATATCGCCAACAGGATACAAAAGCTACACGTCCTGGTGAATTTATTGTTAGTAATGATGCGATTGAAATATACCGTCGTCCTTTTACATTTCCTGACGGAGAAGAAAAAGCTTTCCGGGTAAAAATTACATTTTATGATAATCGAATTGATCGTATTACTAATTTAGATACAGGACGTGATTTTGGATTACTTAAGATCGATCCCAAATTAATCACCATGATGCATTCTCCTAACGGAGAACAACGCTTGTTTGTACCTCTTAAATCATTTCCTGATTCACTTATCAAAACTTTAGTTGCCACAGAAGATAAACGTTTCTATGATCATCATGGCGTCAGCTTATATTCCATTGGTCGAGCAATTTATGTCAACCTTACCACAGGTCGCACTGAAGGTGGAAGTACGTTAACCCAACAAACCGTTAAAAACTTATTCTTAACTAATGAACGTAGTTTAAGTCGTAAAATACGAGAAGCCTATATGGCAATCATTCTTGATGCTCGTTATAGCAAAGAACGTATTTTAGAGTTGTATTTAAATGAAGTCTATTTTGGGCAAGCCGGAAGTGAAGAAATCCATGGTTTTCCTCTTGCTAGTCTTTATTATTTTGGTCGTCCAGTTAATGAATTAACGCTCGATCAGCAAGCGGTATTAGTAGGAATGGTAAAAGGTGCTTCTCTATATAACCCTTGGACGCAACCAAAACAAGTGTTAGATCGCCGGAATGTTGTTTTAAAACTTACCGAGCAACAGGGCATTATTGATGATGAGTTATATAATTTATTAAGTCAGCGTCCACTATCTGTTTTACCGAAAGGTGGTGTTATTTCGCCACAACCTGCTTTTATGCAAGTTGTTCGCAGTGAACTAAGAAAGCAATTAGGTGATAAAGCAGATCACCTTTCAGGTATGAAGATTTTTACCACTTTTGATCCTGTTGCCCAAGCAGCTGCAGAACAATCTGTAACGAATCAAATTGAAAAATTACGTAAATCAACTAATAAAGATTTACAAACAGCCATGGTTATTGTTAGTCGAGAAACAGGCGAAATTCGTGCAATTATTGGTAGTGCAGAACCTCGATATCCAGGATATAATCGTGCATGGTTAACCCGCAGAGCAATAGGTTCATTAGCTAAACCATCAACTTACTTAACTGCTTTAGGTCAACCTGATCGTTTTCAATTAAATACATGGTTAGATGATTCACCGCTTTCAATAAAACTTGATAATGGTTCGTACTGGCAACCGAAAAATTATGATCGTAAGTTTCGTGATCGTGTCATGTTAGTGGATGCTTTAGCACTTTCTTTAAATGTACCAACAGTTAACTTAGGTATGGCTCTTGGTCTTGAGGCTACGAAAAATACCTTGCAAGCATTGGGTGTGCCAGGTGATCGTATTACGAATCTACCTTCAAGATTGTTAGGTGCTTTGGAATTAACGCCTTTAGAAACTGCGCAAATGTTCCAAACAATAGCTAATAATGGTCAACGTTCACCATTAACCATTTTAAGATATGTATTGACTGATAAAGGAGAATTAGTTTATCAAAACTATCCTCAACAAATTCAAGCAGTTTCAAAACAATCAGCCTATTTAACCACTTATGCTATGCAACAAGTTGTTGAGTCGGGTACCTCTCGCTCTTTAAAAGGAAAATATGGGGCGTTTAAGTTGGCAGCTAAAACAGGAACAAGTAATGATTCTCGTGACAGTTGGTTTACGGGTATTGATGGTAAAAATGTTGCTGTTATTTGGATTGGTTTAGATGATCACTCTCCAATGAAATTAACGGGGGCCACAGGAGCATTAAAAATTTATAGTGAATACTTACAAAATAATCCTCCTAAAAGATTGTTGTTACCAACACCTCAAAATATTCGTATGATGTCAATTGATGACAATGGTCAGTGGCAATGTGATAGTAATAGTGGCAGACGAATGCTACCAGTTTGGACAGATAATCCTCAAAGTTTATGTGTTAACAATAATCAGTCGGCACCAAGTCAGCAAGTACCAACTTGGGTCACAGAAATGTTAAATAATTAG
- the tolB gene encoding Tol-Pal system beta propeller repeat protein TolB yields MKFAFRFLMTSLIFMWALTSHCWADSTGIQINITEGISTAKPIAVSPFKWTGSGQPPQIIENIIASDLRNSGKFNPISIDSMPQKPTTASEVDPAVWKNLGISAIVVGSIQPDASGKYLITYQLVDTVDKPGAVLSQNQFSINKRWVRYAAHSASDEIFESLTGIKGAFRTRIAYVVKMNRGSYTHELRVSDYDGYDQITVHRSKAPLMSPTWSPDGKKLAFVTFESGNSAIVIKTLDSGAIETVASFPRHNGAPAFSPDGTKLAFALSKDGNLNLYVMDLSTKKMTKITSGRSNDTEPSWMPDSKTIVYTSDQAGRPQLYSINISDGTTQRLTWDNTQNQNARVSPDGSFIAMISTNNGEQHITKYDIATKSYQRLTDTFLDETPSIAPNGTMIIYSSTKGYGTILNLVSTDGFFKAELPVTDGQVKFPSWSPYL; encoded by the coding sequence ATCAAATTCGCTTTTCGCTTTTTGATGACAAGTTTAATCTTTATGTGGGCCTTAACAAGTCATTGTTGGGCAGATAGCACGGGGATACAAATTAATATCACTGAAGGTATTAGTACAGCTAAACCGATTGCTGTCTCTCCATTTAAATGGACAGGCTCCGGTCAACCACCACAAATAATTGAAAATATCATTGCATCAGATCTACGAAATAGTGGTAAATTTAATCCCATTAGTATCGATAGTATGCCCCAAAAACCGACAACAGCATCAGAGGTTGATCCGGCGGTATGGAAAAATCTTGGTATTTCTGCGATTGTAGTTGGTTCTATTCAACCCGATGCTTCAGGAAAATACCTTATTACTTATCAATTAGTTGATACTGTTGATAAGCCTGGTGCAGTCTTATCTCAAAACCAATTTTCTATTAACAAACGTTGGGTTCGTTATGCTGCACATTCAGCGAGTGATGAAATTTTTGAATCGCTCACAGGGATTAAAGGTGCATTTAGAACACGAATTGCGTATGTAGTTAAAATGAACAGAGGTTCATATACTCATGAGCTAAGAGTGTCAGATTATGATGGTTATGACCAGATCACCGTTCATCGTTCAAAGGCTCCATTGATGTCTCCAACTTGGTCGCCTGATGGTAAAAAATTAGCTTTTGTAACTTTTGAAAGTGGAAATTCTGCAATAGTTATAAAAACACTTGATAGTGGTGCTATTGAAACTGTGGCATCTTTCCCTCGTCACAATGGAGCTCCTGCCTTTTCTCCAGATGGAACTAAATTGGCATTTGCATTATCAAAAGATGGTAATTTAAATTTATATGTGATGGATTTGTCCACTAAAAAAATGACAAAGATCACATCGGGTCGTAGTAATGACACTGAACCATCATGGATGCCTGATAGTAAAACTATTGTTTATACCTCAGATCAAGCAGGTCGACCACAACTATATAGCATTAATATTAGTGATGGTACAACACAAAGATTGACTTGGGACAATACCCAGAATCAAAATGCTCGTGTTTCGCCAGATGGTTCTTTTATCGCCATGATTTCGACAAATAATGGTGAGCAACATATAACAAAATATGATATAGCAACAAAGAGTTATCAACGATTAACCGATACTTTTTTAGATGAAACACCAAGTATTGCTCCAAATGGGACGATGATTATTTATAGCTCCACGAAAGGATATGGAACAATTTTGAATTTAGTTTCAACGGATGGTTTTTTTAAAGCCGAGTTACCAGTGACAGATGGGCAAGTTAAATTTCCATCTTGGTCGCCTTATTTATAA
- the ybgF gene encoding tol-pal system protein YbgF yields the protein MHKKIITLSIFLLFAGYGCAAGGSESERTVQAQAQLIIQNQQKINDLQSDIDLLRGQLEDTKYQLNQVIERQKMILQQMGTGSSGLSLNTNYGSSEGTTSTMPKTESNTSNLSGWTSTGNDKTDYNFIMQFISDAKQSNELIIAFQRFLEAYPKSIYRANANYWLGQLFYKQGNKDYASSYYATVVKDFPNSSKAGDSLYKVGLILLEKGDKKNAKAVFQQVLNKYSKNKNAVNLANQKLAYL from the coding sequence ATGCATAAAAAAATAATCACATTATCAATATTTCTTTTATTTGCAGGCTATGGTTGTGCAGCTGGCGGGTCTGAATCGGAAAGAACTGTACAAGCTCAAGCACAATTGATAATACAAAATCAACAAAAGATTAATGATTTACAATCTGATATAGATTTACTTAGGGGTCAATTAGAAGATACCAAATATCAACTTAATCAAGTTATTGAACGCCAAAAGATGATTCTACAGCAAATGGGAACTGGTTCCTCCGGATTGTCATTGAATACCAATTATGGTTCCTCAGAAGGAACAACATCAACGATGCCAAAAACAGAATCTAATACATCAAATTTATCTGGTTGGACATCTACAGGTAATGATAAAACCGATTATAATTTTATTATGCAGTTTATCAGCGACGCCAAACAAAGTAATGAACTGATTATTGCTTTCCAACGCTTTTTAGAAGCCTATCCAAAATCTATTTATCGGGCAAATGCAAATTATTGGTTAGGGCAACTTTTTTACAAACAAGGTAATAAAGATTATGCTTCATCTTATTATGCAACAGTTGTAAAGGATTTTCCTAATTCGTCAAAAGCTGGTGATAGTCTTTATAAAGTAGGATTAATATTGCTTGAAAAAGGCGATAAAAAAAATGCTAAAGCCGTTTTTCAACAAGTTTTGAATAAATATTCTAAAAATAAAAATGCAGTTAATCTTGCTAACCAAAAATTAGCTTATCTTTAG